Sequence from the Rhodothermales bacterium genome:
GTGGCCGGGCAAACGGCGTCCTTTATCCTGGGCGCGGATGTGAGTTTTTTGGAGGAGGTGGAAGCCGGCGACGGCGTGTTTACCGTAGACGCCCTGCCGGCGGATCCGCTGGACATCCTCGCTTCGAACGGATTTGGCGCCATTCGCCTCCGCGTCTGGCACACACCGCCGGATGGCCGCAATACGCTTGAAGAGACGCTGGCGACGGCCGCCCGTGCCCGCGAGGCAGGCCTGGATCTCTTACTCGATCTTCATTATTCGGACACATGGGCCGACCCCGGCAAACAGTTCGTCCCCACCGCCTGGGCCGGGCAGTCCTTCGATGCGCTCCGCGACAGCGTACGAGCCTACACATTCTCCGTCGTTGACGCCCTCGCCAGACAGAATACCCTGCCGGACATCGTCCAGCTGGGCAACGAAATCATTTGCGGGATGCTCTGGGATGCCGGACGCGTGTGTAATGCGTTTAATACAGGCACCCAGTGGGAGCAACTCGCCAGCCTGTTATCCGCCGCTCGGGAGGGCGCGTTGGAGGCCGTGCCGGCTGGAGATTCGTTGCGCATCATGATCCACATAGACCGAGGGGCGGACAACGCTGGCAGCCGCTGGTTCTTCGATCAGCTGATGGCGGAGGACATCGCGTTTGACCTCATCGGTCTGTCCTATTACCCCTGGTGGCATGGATCGCTCGATGATCTCTCTCGCAACCTGACCGACCTCGCCGGCCGCTACGGCAAGGATATCGTCGTCGTCGAGACGGGGTACCCGTGGACCCTGGCATGGAACGATACCGTCAACAACCTGGTGGGCGACCCGACTCAGTTGTTGCCCGGCTACCCCGCCACCGTCGCCGGTCAGGAGGCTTTTTTTCGCGAACTGCACCGTCGGGTGAAGGCGACGCCGGCCAACCGCGGGATAGGGGTATTCCTGTGGGAGCCGCTTGCCATAAGTGGGCCCTCGTTTGGCTCGGTGATGGAAAACCTTGCATTATTCAACTTCGCCGGGGAAGTGCTTGCGTCGATGCGTGCATTCGCGCCGGAGTCGACCACCGGCGTAACTTCCGAGTCAGAACCGGTAGCCGGTGCAATTGACGTGTATCCCACGCCTTTCCATACGACGGTAGAGATTGTTTATGAGGGGAAGAATGCACGAGGGACCCTCCAGCCGATGCATGCGCACATCCTGGATAGCCTGGGGCGAAGCGTGGTTTCGTTGGGCCCGGGTCGATCGTCCGGGGACGGGGTGAGGTGGCAGTGGGATGGGCAGGATGGCGCGGGACGTCGTATGCCGGCCGGTCTGTACTTCTGTGCGATCGAAGCACCCGAAGGAAGCGTGTTTGCGCGTATCGTTCGGCAATGACGCCGGCGATGACGATCAGGCGTAGGTATTCAGCATCACCGGCATGATCAGCATGAGCAGATCTTCGCCTTCGCGTTGTTCGAGGGGGGTGACGATGCCGGCGCGATTGGGTGTACTCAACTCAAAAACGATGTCGTCCGCGGCGATGTGTCCGAGCACGTCGGTCAGGTAGATGGCATTAAAGCCGATCACCATCGGATCGCCACTATATTCGCATAAGACCGTTTCGCGCGCTTCGCTGGAGCGTTCGATGTCTTCGGCCGAGATCTCCAGGCGGTTCGCATCGAGTGAGAGCCGGATCTGGTTCGTCATGCTGGACGAATAGAGGCCGACGCGTTTGACGGCGGCGAGCATCGCATCGCGGTTGATGACGAGGCGGCGGTCGTTTTCTATCGGGATGACCGCCTCGTAGTTCGGGTAGTTTTCGTCGACGAGCCGAGTGAGCACTTGTCCGGTGCCCAGGTCGAACGCGGCATAACTGTCGTCCACGGCAATCGTGCAGGCTTCGTCGCCGACTACGCGGGCGGCGAGGGCCAGGGCTTTTTCGGGGACGATAAAGTTTTTAGGTTGCTCGCTGGTGACATCGTCCATCGTGAGGCGGACGAGGCGGTGGCCATCGGTGGACACCATGCGGCTGTTTTCCGGTTTGACCTGGAAGTAGATGCCCATCATGGCCGGCCGCAGGGCGTCCTTGCTGACGGCGAAGCTGGCGATCTGGATGGCGCGTCGAAGGACCGCGCCGGCGAGTTCGATGGTGTGTTTGTGGGAGATCTCCGGCAGGGCCGGGTAATCGGCGCCATCGAATCCGACCATTTTATAGACGCCCTGATCCGTCTTTAATGTAATGTGGAATTCCTCGTCGGCGGTAAAGGAAATGGGCAGCGAGGGGAGGGCGCGGAGCGTATCGAGCAGGCGCTTGGCCGGCACGGCGATGCGGCTACGACCGGGAAACGCGGCGTCGAAATGCACCGGAAGCGACTGGACGATCGAGATCTCGAGGTCTGTTGCGGTCAGCTTCAGCCGACCTTCTTCCTGTGTAAACAGGATACATTCCAGCACGGGCAGCGTGCTCTTCGTCGGGACAGCGCCGCCCACGGTGGTGAGCGCTTTCAACAGGTCGGCACTCGATGCGGTGAACTTCATGATCCGGGTAGCTAATGAAGGGACGGAATTCGATGTCAAATCTACGCGCTGGAGAGGGGCTTGTCCATCCCCGGGAATCGCGAACCGGGGGTAAGGCTATATAAATAGCGCCAGGGATATAGCGGTGTGCACGGCAACGATCCGGGATCGAGAAGGTTTCGAGCCGGGATCGTTGCGTGGGTTATCGGCTACGCACGTCGAGCCGTTGCCGGATTTCGTTCATAATGCCGGCGAACTTCGGGTTGGTATCGATCTGGTTCTCGACACTCTGATTCGCATGAATCACCGTCGAATGATCTCGCCCACCGAAATACAGGCCGATGGTCTTGAGGGAGTGCTGGGTCAATTCCTTGCTGAAGTACATGGCGACCTGGCGGGCCTGGACGACTTCGCGTTTCCGAGTTTTGCCGCGCACGAGGTCTTCCGTGATCTCGAAGTACTCGCAGCAGATACGCTGGATTTCATCGATCGTCAGGTTGATGCGCGTGTCTTTGATGAGGTCTTTCAGCATCTCGCGCGCGAGGGGCAGGTCGATCTCACGGTTATGCAGGGTGGCATGCGCCAGGAGGCGGATGAGCGCCCCTTCCAGTTCGCGTATGTTGCTTTTAACATGGTGCGCGACGAACTCGACCACGTCGCGGGCGACCTGGATGCCGTCGTCTTCGGCGCGTCGTTGCAGGATGGCGATGCGTGTTTCGAACTCGGGCGGCTGGACGTCCGCCGTGAGGCCCCACTGGAAGCGGGAGAGCAAGCGCTCCTCAATGCCCGGGATATCGCGGGGTGGGCGATCGGCGGACAGGATGATCTGCTTGCCGGACTGGTGCAGGGTGTTGAATATGTGGAAGAACTCTTCCTGCGTTTTCTCTTTTCCGCCGAAGAACTGCACGTCGTCCACGATGAGCAGGTCGATCTGGCGGTAAAAAAGGGAGAACTCGCTCACCCGGTTGTTCTGGATGGCCTGGACGAATTCGTTCGTAAACCGTTCGCTGGAGATGTAGAGGACCGAGCGGGCGTTGTGGTTCGCGAGGGCATAGTTTCCGATGGCCTGGATCAGATGCGTCTTTCCAAGCCCGACGCCTCCGTAGATCATGAACGGGTTGAAGCTCGTGGCGCCCGGCTGCTGGCCGATCGCGAGCGAGGCGCTGCGGGCCAGGCGGTTGCAGTCGCCTTCGATGAACCGCTCAAAGGTGTACGAGGGGTTGAGGTTACTCTCGACCGGCGCCGGCTTGATGCCCGGGATGATAAAGGGGTTGGAGAACGGGCCAGGTTTAGCGGGCGGGGGCGGGCTGAACCGCGGGCCTGCCGTTTGCCCGTTCGTGACGCCGGCCGTGTCAAACGACGGATGCGGAGCGGTGGGCGAGGACCGGCTGGGGGGGCGGTTCGGCGACACAGGCGCGGGTTCGGCGTCCGCCTGCCGCGCGGCTACCTGCATCGACGAGCCTTCGTGCCCCGTCTCGGCATCTTCCTTTTCGATCACGACATTGTAGATCAGGCGGCCCTGCGGCCCTACGACCTTGACTATCGTTCTGCGAAGGAGCGCATAGTAGTGCTCTTCGAGCCACTCATAATAAAATCGGCTCGGAAGCTGGATAGTTAGCTTCCGTTGGCCATCTTCCTCCAGGAGGCTCAGTGCCTTGAGCGGCTCGAACCAGGTTTTGAAGCTCTGCCGGCTGACGTTGTCTCGTATGATATCGAGACACGTTTGCCAGACTTGATTGGCCGATAGTTCCATACGCGTGGACTGGCAGTATCAAAGCGTACCGGCGTATACACGAGCGAGCGCGTACGACCGGTTTCATGGGTGGATGATGCTTTTCCCGGATAGGCCAGATACCTCAAGACGGCGAAGCCGACACAAGGACAACAGATGGAATGCGTCCGCCGCAAGGACGTGCGGCATAGATATGCACTACTTATTCACACAGGCCCGGACACAACCCTGCGCCACGGTACGACTGGTTCGCCCAAATTCTGTACTTGTTGACAAGTTATCAACAAGGGCACATGCGCCACCAGGCGCAAAAATCACAGATACATTCGCCGGGTGTGTCATTTAGTATACACACGCAGGCACGAAGCTACCCTCCGCCCATAATGGTGATGGCGTTGGCGCGCCCTCATTCATCCGGGTGTACACATGTTGTGCACAGAGCGGCCTAACGTCGTAGGGCATCGGGTCAAAACCGGGCGTGCTGCAGTGTGTCGCCGGTTAGGGTACCCGATGCAGGCGTGCACAGGTTCGCGCTTGACCGTCGATACATGCTGCGGATGTATGCTCGGTATCGCCTGCGCGGGGCCTGTGAGTGGCGTCGTGAGGCAGGGCCTCGGTATAGTGCCGTAACTAAAAGCGTGGTTAGTAACGGAGCTGGAATCGTGTGACAAAATCGTGTGACAGAATCGTGTGCGTAGGCACGTCGATGCATTCCCCTACCTGGGATTTTATGGTAACCATAATGGCCGGTAACGTCAAGCAAGTGGTCCTGGTTTTTTGGCTTCAAGCGGTAACGAAGTTGCAAACCGCTAGATGGCATTTTTAGAAAGTTCACGGGCTTTTTGGGCGAAATATGGAAACCTTCTGTAGGGGTAGGGATTAAAGCCAAGCTGTATCAGTGCCACAGCGTCCCGTGTGTTTGTACGGCGTCAACCGTGCCGGTGACAGGGTGCCGGTGACAGCGTGCCGGTGACAGGGGTACAATACAGGTAGTGCCTCTTGTAACCCGACGTACTGAAAGGGGTCAGCGTCATGGTTCGAATTGATCTCAAGCCGTTAAAAAGCGGCCCGCACGAGTTCGACAGGGAGCCTGAGCCGGAATCGCTCGGGCTGGATCCTGCCGTCTTTAGCGACATTCGGCTCCATGTGCGCCTTGATGTGCAGCCCGAGAACGTGTTTGTGCGTCTGACGGCCAGCGGGGTGGCGACACTGATCTGCGACCGGACCCTCGTTCCCTATGACGAACCGGTGGCGGGTGATTTTGCGATGCTCTATGTTTTGGGCAGCGGGACCGAGCCGCGGGATGAATCGTTGGACGACGTGATCGAACTCGCTCCTGAAGAGGAGGAGATCGACCTTACGGAAGCCGTCCGGGATACGTTGCTGCTGGCGTTGCCGCATCGCCGTGTGGCGCCAGGTGCGGATGCGTTGGAGTTACCGCTGCAATATGGCGCGCCGGCCGATGATGAGGTGGTGGATCCCCGCTGGGATGCGCTCCGTAATCTTCGGACCGATGACGGCGCCTTGTGAAGCGGTTCGCCGGATCGATCTGGCGGCCGTCGTACTATGTTTACCCTGTTGATCCCGGTAAATGAGGAATACCTACCATGGCCAATCCAAAACGAAAACACTCGAAAGCCCGCTCGCGTTCGCGCCGCGCGGTCTATTACAACAGTCTTGTGAAGCCACAGATGGCCGAATGCACCAACTGCGGCAATACCAAGGTACGCCATCGTGCGTGCCCGAGCTGTGGTTACTACCGCGGCCGCAAGATCGTCGAAGGCGTCGAAGCGGCGTGACCTCCCGTCCCTGGAGTCCTGGTCTTTTTGCGCTTTTTGCAGCGAACCAGTATTCTTAAGGCCTTCCCGTCACGGCGTGCAGGCATGAATCGGTGCCCTGTGCGGTTTAGCTAGATAATCGGACATTACATGGCTATTCGAGTTGCAGTGGATGCGATGGGGGGAGATCATGCCCCATCCGTGGTTGTTCGAGGGGTCGTGCAAGCATTGCAACGGGCCGAGGGCCAGTTGGAGATTCTGCTGGTTGGCCCGGAAGCCATCGTAGCCGAGGAGATGCAACGCTGCGGAAATTGTGAGGGGCTGCCGATCAGGATCGTAGACGCACCGGAGGTAATCGGGATGGGCGAGCAGCCGGCATCGGCTGTGAAGAACAAGCCGAAGTCGTCGATCCATATCGGGCTCAAGGCCCAGAAAGAGGGGCTGGCGGATGCGTTCATCAGTGCCGGCAATACGGGGGCGGTCATGGCCGCATCCTTGTTTATCCTGGGGCGGCTTCCCAACGTGGCGCGCCCCACATTGCTCGGGTTTATCCCTACCACCAAAGGGAAACACACGATTAGCGTCGACATGGGGACGAACGTCGACTGCAAGCCCGAGCACCTCGTCCAGTTCGCGCAGATGGGTTCCATCTTTGTCGAGCAGGTACTGCAACGCCCCCGCCCCACCGTCGCCCTGATGAACATCGGCGAGGAGCCGGGCAAAGGCAACGAGCAGGCCAAAGCCGCCTACGAGCTGCTCAAAGTGGATGGGTCGATCAATTTCATCGGCAACATCGAGGGGCGGGACCTGCTCAATTATGCGGCCGACGTCGTTGTATTCGATGGCTTTGTCGGCAACATCGTGCTGAAGTTTGGTGAGAGCTGCATGACGACCGTGTTATCCACCATGGTCGC
This genomic interval carries:
- a CDS encoding glycosyl hydrolase 53 family protein — its product is MRTALWSLLLCSLALPVAGQTASFILGADVSFLEEVEAGDGVFTVDALPADPLDILASNGFGAIRLRVWHTPPDGRNTLEETLATAARAREAGLDLLLDLHYSDTWADPGKQFVPTAWAGQSFDALRDSVRAYTFSVVDALARQNTLPDIVQLGNEIICGMLWDAGRVCNAFNTGTQWEQLASLLSAAREGALEAVPAGDSLRIMIHIDRGADNAGSRWFFDQLMAEDIAFDLIGLSYYPWWHGSLDDLSRNLTDLAGRYGKDIVVVETGYPWTLAWNDTVNNLVGDPTQLLPGYPATVAGQEAFFRELHRRVKATPANRGIGVFLWEPLAISGPSFGSVMENLALFNFAGEVLASMRAFAPESTTGVTSESEPVAGAIDVYPTPFHTTVEIVYEGKNARGTLQPMHAHILDSLGRSVVSLGPGRSSGDGVRWQWDGQDGAGRRMPAGLYFCAIEAPEGSVFARIVRQ
- the dnaN gene encoding DNA polymerase III subunit beta; translated protein: MKFTASSADLLKALTTVGGAVPTKSTLPVLECILFTQEEGRLKLTATDLEISIVQSLPVHFDAAFPGRSRIAVPAKRLLDTLRALPSLPISFTADEEFHITLKTDQGVYKMVGFDGADYPALPEISHKHTIELAGAVLRRAIQIASFAVSKDALRPAMMGIYFQVKPENSRMVSTDGHRLVRLTMDDVTSEQPKNFIVPEKALALAARVVGDEACTIAVDDSYAAFDLGTGQVLTRLVDENYPNYEAVIPIENDRRLVINRDAMLAAVKRVGLYSSSMTNQIRLSLDANRLEISAEDIERSSEARETVLCEYSGDPMVIGFNAIYLTDVLGHIAADDIVFELSTPNRAGIVTPLEQREGEDLLMLIMPVMLNTYA
- the dnaA gene encoding chromosomal replication initiator protein DnaA, with translation MELSANQVWQTCLDIIRDNVSRQSFKTWFEPLKALSLLEEDGQRKLTIQLPSRFYYEWLEEHYYALLRRTIVKVVGPQGRLIYNVVIEKEDAETGHEGSSMQVAARQADAEPAPVSPNRPPSRSSPTAPHPSFDTAGVTNGQTAGPRFSPPPPAKPGPFSNPFIIPGIKPAPVESNLNPSYTFERFIEGDCNRLARSASLAIGQQPGATSFNPFMIYGGVGLGKTHLIQAIGNYALANHNARSVLYISSERFTNEFVQAIQNNRVSEFSLFYRQIDLLIVDDVQFFGGKEKTQEEFFHIFNTLHQSGKQIILSADRPPRDIPGIEERLLSRFQWGLTADVQPPEFETRIAILQRRAEDDGIQVARDVVEFVAHHVKSNIRELEGALIRLLAHATLHNREIDLPLAREMLKDLIKDTRINLTIDEIQRICCEYFEITEDLVRGKTRKREVVQARQVAMYFSKELTQHSLKTIGLYFGGRDHSTVIHANQSVENQIDTNPKFAGIMNEIRQRLDVRSR
- a CDS encoding DUF177 domain-containing protein: MVRIDLKPLKSGPHEFDREPEPESLGLDPAVFSDIRLHVRLDVQPENVFVRLTASGVATLICDRTLVPYDEPVAGDFAMLYVLGSGTEPRDESLDDVIELAPEEEEIDLTEAVRDTLLLALPHRRVAPGADALELPLQYGAPADDEVVDPRWDALRNLRTDDGAL
- the rpmF gene encoding 50S ribosomal protein L32, which gives rise to MANPKRKHSKARSRSRRAVYYNSLVKPQMAECTNCGNTKVRHRACPSCGYYRGRKIVEGVEAA
- the plsX gene encoding phosphate acyltransferase PlsX, which codes for MAIRVAVDAMGGDHAPSVVVRGVVQALQRAEGQLEILLVGPEAIVAEEMQRCGNCEGLPIRIVDAPEVIGMGEQPASAVKNKPKSSIHIGLKAQKEGLADAFISAGNTGAVMAASLFILGRLPNVARPTLLGFIPTTKGKHTISVDMGTNVDCKPEHLVQFAQMGSIFVEQVLQRPRPTVALMNIGEEPGKGNEQAKAAYELLKVDGSINFIGNIEGRDLLNYAADVVVFDGFVGNIVLKFGESCMTTVLSTMVAEEMERLQFSPEQRQLVKTLLGSIQKRFNYEEYGGAPLLGIAGNVLIGHGSSTPRAIEQLIVTASRIVNQHLSDRLSENFSD